The Christiangramia forsetii KT0803 DNA segment AACTGATATTAATGTAGCCAGAGGCGATATGTTAGTGAAATCCAACGAGGTTCCGGAAGAAATTAAGGTACTTGATGCTATGGTTTGCTGGATGGATAATAGAGCGCTGGTTCCGGGGACTAAATATGTGTTACAGCATAACACCAATGGCATCCTGGTAAAGATCGATAAAGTAGAAGGACATGTAGATACCAATTTTGGAGCAGAAGAGAGAGTGTCTTCTCTTAACCTGAATGATATAGGAAGTGTGAAGATCAAACTAAGTAAGCCAATTTTTGCAGATAGCTATAATATTAATCGTGCAAATGGGAGGTTTATTCTGGTAGATACGCAAACGAATACCACCGCAGGAGTTGGTTTTATTAAATAAGAATCACGAAATAATGAAACATTTTAATAAGAACATTTTGTCAGCTATATGTATGCGCGAATTGTCTTTCACTTAGAAGCCTGTTTTATAAACTGAATTATAAAAAAGTCCTTTTAAGTGAAATACCTAAAAGGACTTTTTTTCATATATCGTCATCCTGAACTTGTTTCAGGATCTCAGAAAGTTGAAGAACTTAAAATAGACCCTGACCTTTCGACTGCGCTCAAGGTGACAGCTTAGGTTGATATTTATGAAATTATCGTCATGCTGAACTCGTTTCAGCATCTCAGGGAAATAGAGTACGAGTATTTGTAGAAAATTTAAATAAAATATCATGCAAAGTTTTAGAACCGAAATCGAAAATCCCGTTGTTGAAAAAGACATCATCGATTTAGAGAAAAAGATCAGACTTTTCCGTGAGGGAAAAGCCGATGAGGAGAAATTCCGAAGCCTGCGCCTGGCACGTGGGGTTTACGGACAGAGGCAGGCCGGCGTTCAGATGGTTCGAATAAAACTGCCGTTTGGGAAAGTAACTTCAGAACAGCTGCATAGAATTGCGAATGTTTCTGATGAATATTCCAAAGGCCGTCTGCATATTACTACCCGTCAGGATATCCAGATCCATTATGTGAGCCTGGATAGAACTCCTGAACTTTGGGCTCAACTTGAAAAAGATGATGTTACCCTTCGTGAAGCCTGCGGGAATACCGTTAGAAATATTACCGCTTCCCCAACCGCGGGGATCGATCCAAAAGAGCCGTTTGATGTGTCGCCTTATGCAGATGCAGCATTTAAGTTCTTTCTTCGGAACCCGATTTGCCAGGAAATGGGGCGAAAATTCAAGATGTCCTTTTCTTCTTCTGAAGAGGATACCGCGCTAAGTTATATTCATGATCTTGGGTTTATCGCTAAACTGAAGGATGGAAAACGAGGATTTAAAGTTATGTTGGGCGGCGGACTCGGTTCTCAACCACGTCATGCAGATGAACTGTACGATTTTCTTCCTGCGGAAGAGATTATTCCATTAACTGAAGGAGTACTTCGGGTTTTTGATCGTCACGGTGAACGTGCTAAAAGATTGAAAGCGAGAATGAAATTTCTGGTCAAAGATATCGGGAAAGAAGCTTTTATGGAGTTAGTGGAAGAAGAGAAAACAGCACTTTCTCAAAAACAGCCAGAATTCGAGATAGAAAAATTTGAAGCTGCTCCGCCATTACAGGATGTTGAAGTCCCTGCAGTAGAAATTGAGAACCAAAAAGATTTTGAAACCTGGAAGAATACAAATGTATTTGCACAAAAGCAGGAAGGATTATTCGCTGTTGGAATTCGCGTTCCGCTAGGTGATTTTTATACCGGGGGAGCAAGGGAGGTGGCAGATTTGGTGAAGAAATATGCCGGAAATGAGATCAGGTTAACGCTAAGACAGGATATTTTAATTCGTCATATACGTGAAGAATTCCTGCCTTTCTTTTATGCTGAATTAAAAAAACTGGGCTATGCCGAAACCGGATATAACAAAACCGTAGATATAACTGCCTGCCCGGGAACCGATACCTGTAATCTTGGGATCGCAAGTAGTACCGGAATTGCCGATGTACTGGAAGATGTTCTAAAAGAGGAATATCCACAATTTATAAACGGCAAGGATATAACGATAAAGATCAGCGGATGTATGAATGCCTGCGGCCAGCATAATATGGCTGAAATTGGCTTCCAGGGAATGTCTATTAAAGTTGGGAAAACAGTTGCTCCCGCATTGCAGGTATTACTTGGCGGAGGAACTTTAGGAGACGGTCAGGGAAGATTTGCCGATAAAGTGGTGAAGGTTCCCAGTAAACGTGGGCCTGAGGCTTTAAGAGTCTTATTGAATGACTTTGAAGCAAATTCAGAAACCGATGAAAAGTTCGCTGAATATTACGACCGGAAAGAGAAAACCTATTTCTACGATCTATTGAAAGACCTGGCCGATACTTCCAATCTTTCTGAAAATGATTTTGTGGATTGGGGACACGAGTCACCTTATATCAAAGCAGTTGGTGTGGGTGAGTGTGCCGGAGTGGTAATAGATTTGATCGCAACACTGCTTTTTGAAAGTGAAGAAAAGATAGACAATGCGAAATCTGCATTGGAAAGAAAAGATTGGGCAGATAGTATTTACCATTCTTATACATCCATTGTAAACTCAGCCAAGGCACTGCTAATTGCTGAAGATGTGAAAACGAATACACAGGCCGGGATCATTGCCCAGTTTGATGAACTGTTTGTGGAAACTGGAAAGATAGAATTAGCGACTTCTTTCAAAGAATTCGTTTATCAGTTAAATGAAAATGAGCCAAGTGAGGCTTTTGCAAATAAATATTTAGAGGACGCGCATTTATTCCTTAAAAGAGTAGATGCATTTAGAACAAAGGAGGTACAAAATGTATAATTCACCAAAATTAACCGTAGTTGGAGCAGGACCCGGGGATCCGGAATTGATCACCGTCAAGGCTTTAAATACCTTAAAGTCTGCTAATGTGGTTCTTTATGATGCCCTTATCAATCGGGAATTACTGGAATATGCGCCACAGGCGGAACATATTTTTGTGGGAAAGCGAAAGGATAAGCATCGTTTTCCGCAGGATGGGATCAACGAACTTATTGTGAAATATGCTCTGGAACGTGGTCATGTAGTAAGGCTGAAGGGTGGTGATCCATTTATCTTCGGAAGAGGTTCAGAAGAAATTAATTACGCCAGAAGGCATGGACTGGAAACAGCGGTAGTTTCAGGAATTACATCTTCGATCGCCGTTCCTGCCAATGTGGGAATTCCGTTGACCCAAAGAGGGACTTCTGAAAGTTTCTGGGTGATTACCGGAACAACTTCCCAGAGAAAGTTATCCAATGATGTTCGGCTGGCGGCGCAATCAACAGCAACTGTCGTGATCCTGATGGGAATGGGAAAACTGAAGGGAATCGTGGAGGTTTTCAAAGGCTTCGGAAAAGAGAATATTCCGGTTGGAATTATTCAGAATGGAACTACGATTAACGAGAAATCTGGTTTTGGTACGATAAAAAATATTGAAAAAGTGGTTTCCGAAAAACAACTGGGAGCACCTGCGATCATTGTAATTGGCGAAGTGGTGAGAGAAGCGAATGCTTTACAGGCAGTATATAAGAATGTAGAAAACCTTCCGAAGCAATCGAAATTTGTCAAAATAGGAGCTGCTTAAAATAATGCAAGTTAAAGAGCTGTCACCTTGAGCGAAGTCGAAAGGTCAGGATCTTTAGAGAAGCTGAATCAAGTTCAGCTTGACGTAAAATTAAATTTGTATGAATGTCAAACTGAGCTTGTCGAAGTTTAACTAAAACAAAATGGAAGAAAGAAACGAATTATATCCGGTCTTCTTGAAAGTGAATCATCTTAACATTTTGGTTGTTGGTGGAGGAAACGTAGGTCATGAGAAATTACATTTTCTTTTTAAATCCAGTCCGAACGCCAAAGTTGAAATAGTTGCAAAATGGTTTTTACCCGAAACAGAAGAGCTTGCAAAAAAGCATGGAGCGAAACTTATAAAAGGCAGATATAAAAAGAAATATCTGAAAAAGAAACATTTTGTGATCGCAGCTACCAACGATGCAAAACTGAATAAAAAAGTTTATCAGCATGCTAAAAAGAAATATTTACTAGCCAATATCGCTGATACACCGGAATTATGTGATTTCTATATGGGTGGAATTGTAAATAAGGGGCATGTGAAAATTGCCATTTCCACCAATGGAAAATCACCAACCACTGCAAAACGATTACGACAATTCTTTGAAGAAGTGATTCCGGAGAATGTAAATGAGATGGTTGAAAATTTAAATGAATACCGAAAATCCATAAAAGGTGATTTTGAAGCCAAGGTGGACCAAATGAATACAATAACAGAATCCTTAATCGTAAAAAAAGAGAAAAATGATTAAAACAGACATCCTGATAATAGGAGCAGGACCAACTGGTTTGTTCACCGTTTTTGAAGCGGGACTCCTCAAGCTAAAAACACATTTAATAGATGCTTTGCCGCAACCCGGTGGGCAGTGTTCAGAAATATATCCAAAGAAGCCAATCTATGATATTCCGGCTTTTCCGGAAATTCTTGCCGGTGACCTGGTAAGCAATTTAATGGAACAGATTAGACCTTTTAAGCCTGGATTCACGTTGGGTGAACGTGCAGAGACTTTGGAAAAACTTGATGACGGCAGCTTTATCGTCACCACCAACAAGGGAACTCAACATCATGCCCCGGTGGTTGCAATCGCCGGCGGTTTAGGATCTTTTGAGCCTAGAAAACCACCTATACCTAATATTGCTGATTTTGAAGATAAAGGAGTTTCCTATTTCATTAAAGATCCTGAAGTATATCGCGATAAAAAAGTGGTCATCGCAGGAGGTGGAGATTCGGCACTGGACTGGGCAATTTATCTTGCAGATGTAGCTTCTGAAGTTGCACTGGTGCACAGAAGAGCAGAATTTCGAGGTGCGCTGGATTCTGTAGAAAGAGTGTCAGAACTGGCAAAACTTGGCAGGATCGAGATGATCACGAACGCTGAGGTTGTTGGATTAAGAGGAGAAGATAATTTAGAGCAAGTAGTGATTCGTCATAAAGACAAGGCTCGTGGAGAAGAGTTCAGGGATGTGGACGATTTTATTCCATTATTCGGACTTTCTCCAAAACTGGGGCCTATTGGCAGCTGGGGCTTGGAAATTGAAAGAAACGCGATTAAGGTCGACAATTCGTATGATTATCAAACCAATATCCCCGGAGTTTATGCAATTGGTGACGTGAACACCTATAAGGGTAAGTTGAAATTGATTCTTTCCGGATTTCATGAAGCCGCAATCATGTGCCAGAGTGCATATCAGCGAATATACCCGGATAAGAAATATGTATTAAAATACACCACCGTTGGAGGTGTGGAAGGATTTGATGGAACAAAAAAAGAAGCGAAAAAAGAAGTAGTGCAAAGTATAGGAGTGTAATTAGCCAATTTTACTGCTAGTTTAAACCTGTGAAATTGGATTTTCGCAGGCTTTTATTATAAGTCTTACTAAATTTATTAAGCATAGATAAACAGGTTCAGCCTTACCTTAGGTAGTTAGAATTGATACGGAAATGTGTAAATTTCTTAACTTCGTAAAAAATTTGAAAACATGAAGATCAGCTTAAAAAGAATCAACGATAATTATCTATTTGAAACTGTAAATGAGCGTGGCAATATTGTGCTTCTGGACAATAAATCTGATGCAGAACCAAAAGGCTCAAGCCCGATGGATCTTATTCTTCGTGGAATTGCCGGTTGTAGCAGTATAGACGTTGTTATGATTTTGAAAAAGCAACAGCATGAGCTGGAAGATCTTCAGGTAGAGGTTGAAGGCTTTCGTGAAGATGGCGCTATTCCCAATGTATTCAATAAAATTCATTTGAATTTTATTTTCAAAGGAGAAGTTCCGGCAGCTAAGGTTGAAAGGGCAGTAAAATTATCGATGGATAAATATTGTTCGGTTTCTAAAATGCTGGAAAAGGCAGCCACGATCAGTTATTCTATTGAGTTAAATTCAGAAAAGATTTTATAGAAAAAAACTGAAATCTTTGTTATTGGGTATATTATAACTGTATATTTGTCTTGTAAGTTCATTGTTTACTAACATTCGTTATCAAGAAAGGTTGAGGGATTAGACCCTGTGAAACCTTGGCAACCCTCCTGTAATGGGAGAAGGTGCTACGTTCTACCACGCCAGTCGTGGATAGATAACTCAAGACTTCATTTTTCGTCTTCTTTTTTGATAACGTTTTATTTTATAAAACATGTCAAAAATTGAAGAGTTACTCTCACAAAAAATATTAATACTAGACGGTGCCATGGGGACCATGCTTCAGGAATATAAATTTTCTGAAGAGGATTTTCGTGGAAAACGTTTTGCAGACTGGCCGGTTTCCCTTCAGGGTAATAATGACCTTTTGTCTATTACCCAGCCTGAAGCAATTGCGACGATACATCGAAAATATTTTGATGCCGGGGCAGATATTGTGGAAACTAATACCTTCTCTGGAACCACCATCGCCATGGCCGATTATAAGATGGAGGATCTGGTTTATGAACTCAATTATGAGTCGGCCAGAATTGCCAAAAAGGTAGCGGAAGAAGTTACTGCTGAAAACCCTTCAAAACCACGATTTGTAGCCGGAGCAATTGGTCCTACCAACAAAACGGCAAGTATGAGCCCAGATGTAAACGATCCAGGGTATCGGGCGATTTCATTTGATGAACTTAGAAAGGCCTATAAACAACAGGCAAAAGCATTGATTGATGGCGGAGCCGATATTTTACTGGTGGAAACCGTTTTTGATACCCTGAACGCAAAAGCAGCACTTTTCGCCATAGATGAACTTAAAGAAGAATTAGGGATTACTATTCCTGTTATGATCAGTGGTACAATTACCGATGCTTCGGGAAGAACACTTTCCGGCCAGACTGCGGAAGCTTTTTTAATTTCTGTTTCACATATTCCATTGTTGAGCATTGGATTTAATTGTGCATTGGGAGCCAAGCAACTTACACCGCACCTTGAAGTTTTAAACCGATATGCGAATTCGGGAGTTTCGGCTTATCCAAATGCAGGTTTGCCAAATGCTTTTGGAGAATACGATCAGGATGCAGCGGAAATGGCTTCCCAGATCGAAGAATATCTCGAAAAAAGCCTGGTGAATATTCTTGGCGGTTGCTGCGGAACCACTCCCAAACATATTAAAGCAATTGCTGAAGTAGCTAAAAACTACAAGCCTCGTGAAATTAATCTTCAAGATCATGCTGAACTTGTTTCAGCATCTCAACAATCTGATCATAAAATTTAAAGGAAAGAGTCCCTGAAATAAATGCAGGCTGACGAAAAATATATGATATGAGTACAGCAAGTACAAATTCGATAAATAAAACTAACCAGTCCCCATCGGGGAGGCCGGGAGGGGCCAGACCGTTAAAATTATCGGGACTGGAACCACTGGTGATCACACCGGAGAGTAATTTTATAAATGTTGGGGAACGAACCAATGTGGCTGGTTCTAAAAAATTCCTTCGGCTTATTAAAGAAGAAAAATTTGATGAAGCACTGGCTGTCGCCCGGGAACAGGTGGATAACGGGGCACAGATCATTGATATCAATATGGACGATGGCCTCATTGAGGGGAAGGAAGCTATGGTGAAATTCCTGAATCTGGTCGTAGCTGAACCTGATATTGCCCGTGTCCCTATTATGATAGATAGCTCAAAGTGGGAAATTATTGAGGCCGGCTTGCAGGTGGTACAGGGAAAGTGTGTAGTGAATTCGATTAGCCTCAAAGAAGGTGAGGAAGAATTTATTACCCACGCTAAGAAGATCAAGCGTTATGGTGCAGCTGTAATTGTAATGGCTTTTGATGAGGTTGGACAGGCTGATAATTATGAACGCCGAATTGAAATTGCCAAACGCTCTTATGATATATTGGTGAATAAAGTAAACTTTCCGCCGGAAGACATTATTTTCGATCTGAATATATTTCCAGTGGGAACCGGGATGGATGAGCATAGAAGAAATGCGATCGATTTTATTGAAGGAACCCGATGGGTAAAAGAAAACCTTGCACATTGCAGCGTGAGTGGTGGGGTAAGCAATGTTTCCTTTTCTTTCCGCGGAAACAATCCTGTTCGTGAAGCAATGCATTCTGTTTTTCTGTATCACGCGATAAAAGCAGGAATGAATATAGGTATTGTAAACCCTTCCATGCTGGAAGTTTATGATGAGATCCCCAAAGATCTGCTGGAACATGTGGAAGATGTGATCTTTGATAGACGAGATGATGCCACGGAAAGACTGCTGAATTTTGCCGAAAATGTAGTCGGAAGAAAAAAGGAAAACAAAGTAGATCTTTCCTGGAGGGAAAAACCCCTTCAGGACAGGATTACCCATGCGTTGGTGAAAGGAATTGACGCCTATATTTTAGAAGATATTGAACAGGCCAGGTTGGAAGCTGAGAGGCCCCTGGACGTTATCGAAGGCCCGTTGATGATTGGGATGAATGTGGTAGGCGATCTCTTTGGAAGCGGAAAAATGTTCCTTCCGCAAGTGGTGAAGTCGGCGCGGGTTATGAAAAAGGCGGTAGCTTATTTATTACCTTATATAGAAGAGGCAAAAAAGGCCCCCCAACCCCCAAAAGGGGAGCAGTATTGGAAAACTGCCAATCCGGCGTTATACAATAAAACGAAAGAATTCGCCCGAAAAATGCGCTACGAAAAATCTACAAAAGCAGAGACTAAATTATGGGAGGCTTTTAGCGGAAAAAAGCTTGAAGGATTTAAATTTAGGAGGCAACATATTATAGGAAGCTATATTGCAGATTTCGTTTGTCTAAAAGAAAAATTGGTAATAGAGGTAGATGGTTTAATACATCAACTGCCAGATCATAAATTGAGTGATGAAGCACGGACAGCTTGGTTAAAGGAGCAGGGATTCAGAGTGGTCAGATTTACAAATAGCCAGGTTCTCGAAGATTTAGATTCCGTATTGGATAAAACTTTGAGTGCTTTAAAAAAAGCACCCCCTTCGGGGGCGGGGGGGGCTGGAAAAGTTCTGATGGCAACCGTAAAGGGTGACGTACATGATATTGGTAAAAATATCGTGGCGGTAGTTCTCGGATGCAATAATTATGAGATCATTGATTTAGGAGTAATGGTTCCCCCGGAAAAGATCATTGAAACTGCAAAAGCTGAAAATGTAGATGTAATTGGACTTAGCGGATTAATTACGCCATCGCTGGATGAAATGGTTTTTCTGGCTAAGGAAATGCAGCGACAAAATTTTGAGGTTCCTTTATTGATTGGGGGTGCTACCACTTCTAAAGCTCATACTGCCGTTAAGATAGATCCTCAATATCATTTCGCGGTTGCGCATGTGAATGATGCTTCGCGCGCTGTGACTGTTGTGGGGCAGTTATTAAAGGAAAGTACCCGCGAAAAATATAAAAGCGATCTCAAGATTGAATATGATAAATTCCGACTGAATTTTAAGAAACGAAGTAAAGTAAAAAGCTATTTAAAACTACCGGAAGCACGACGTAATAAATTTAAGATCAACTGGGAATCTACGAATATCACCAAACCGAATCAATTGGGAACCCAGATAATTGAAGATTTTGACCTAGAGAAACTGGAAGAATATATAGACTGGTCACCGTTTTTTAGAAGCTGGGATTTGCATGGCCGTTATCCCGATATTCTGAAAGACGAAAAAGTAGGTGAGCAGGCGCAAAGCTTATTTGACGATGCAAAAGCCTTACTGGAAAGGATTTTCAAAGAAAAATTGTTGAAGGCTAAAGCGACCTTCGGTCTTTTTGAAGCTAATACTATAAATAACGATGATATAGAAGTGAGCTACGAAGAAGCTTCTGAAAAGAAAAAGATTGTCTTTAGAACACTTCGGCAGCAATTAAAGAAGTATGCCGAAAAGCCAAATTTCGCGCTTTCAGATTTTATCGCTCCAAAAGAAAGCGGAATTCAGGATTATATGGGTTGTTTTTGCGTCACTACCGGTTTTGGAACTGCTGAACTTGCCGCAGAATTTGAAAAAGACCTTGATGATTATAATTCTATTATGATAAAGGCGCTGGCCGATCGCTTAGCGGAGGCTTTTGCGGAATATCTGCATAAAGAAGTGAGAACAAAGCATTGGGGGTATGCTTCTGATGAAAATTTGAGCAATGAAGAGTTAATAAAGGAATCGTATAAAGGGATTCGTCCGGCACCGGGTTATCCCGCCTGTCCCGATCATTTGGAGAAATTGACGATTTGGGAACTTTTAAAAGTTGATGAAAAAATAGGAGTGGAACTTACCGAAAGTCTGGCGATGTGGCCGGCGGCAAGTGTGAGCGGATATTATTTTGCGAATCCTGAAGCGAGGTATTTTGGTCTTGGAAAAATAAAAGAAGACCAGGTAAAAGATTTTGCTGAAAGAAAAGGAATTGAATATAAAAAAGCCGAGAAATGGCTGAATCCGAATATCGCGGATTAGTATAGAGTATTGAGATGTGAGTATTTAGATTTTCGCGGAATGAACACTTTAACTCTAAAGAAATATAAGGAGTTCACGTCAAACTGAATTTATTTCAGAATCTATAAAGAAGCTGAGCTTTCGACTGCGCTCAAGGTGACAGTTTCAGGTTGACGAAATATAGAATTCTGAAAGCTCAGAATTAGAGATAAATAAAAAGAAATAGGCTTATCGCTGAAGACTGATAAAAAAATAATGCGTTAGGGATTGCAGCGGTATCCTTTTACTGTTATGCTGAGCTTGTGAAAGTATGACAGTAAAAGATATAGCGTAAAGCCCGGCCTAAAAGGCAACGCCCAAAAACAACAAAAAGTTTAGTTTAATGAAAGTTACCGAACATATTGAAAAAGCAAATGGGAAAACATTGTTTTCGTTTGAAATAATTCCGCCGAAGAAAGGGAAGAATATTCAGGAACTCTATGATAATATAGATCCGCTAATGGATTTTAAACCTCCGTTTATTGATGTGACGACTTCACGGGAGGAACATTTGTATGTAGATCGCGACGGACTTTTTGATAGAAAAATCACTCGTATGCGGCCGGGAACTGTTGGGATTTGTGCGGCGATCAAACATAAATACAATGTAGATACGGTGCCGCATGTTCTTTGTGGCGGATTTTCGAGGGAAGAAACAGAATATTTGCTGGTAGACTGTCATTATTTGGGAATTGAAAATGTAATGGCCCTGCGTGGAGATGCGATGAGCCACCAAAGATATTTTGAGCCTTCTAATGGAGGTCATCCGTATGCCTGCGATTTGGTAAAGCAAATTACCAACCTGAATAAAGGAAAATATTTGCATGATGTGATAGAAGCAGATGATTTGGCCGATTTCTGCATTGGTGTTGCCGGTTATCCCGAAAAGCATATTGAAGCTCCTTCCCTAAATTCAGATCTTAAAAGATTGAAGGAGAAAGTAGACGCAGGAGCAGATTATGTTGTTACCCAGATGTTCTTTGATAATTCTAAATATTTTGAATTTGTTGAGGAGGCTAAAAAAGCGGGAATTAATGTGCCTATTATTCCGGGAATTAAACCCATTGCGATTTCCAGACATTTGCAGTTGTTGCCACAGGTTTTTAAGATCGACCTTCCGGAATCCCTGATCTTAGAAGTTGAAAAATGTAAAACCAATAAAGAAGTAAGGCAGGTGGGAGTTGAATGGTGTATTCAACAATCTAAAGAATTAATGGAAGGCGGCGCTCCGGTTCTACACTTTTATTCTATGGGAAAAAGCAGCAATATTGAGCAAATAGCCAACGCGGTATTTTAATTTTTATTAAAATGTCAGTTTGAGCGCAGTCGAAAACTCTTAGTTACTATATACCGGGCTTCGACTAGGCTCAGCCTGACAAACAGTGAAATTATTAGCTTTTAAATAAGAGATTACCTACTGGCCTATTTTAATTTTTACAAGTTGAAAACTTCACGGCATTTTTTTCGTAAATATGTTAGATTTGCCGTTGTATGAAAAAAGTTATCCCCTGCCTGCTATTGCTATTGAGTTTTATCGCTCAGGCACAGGAAGAAAAACCTGAAAAATATTTCTCTCTGGATGCTAATTATTTTTATGGCTCCATATTGGAGCATAACCCAGATATTGCTCATTTAATAACCGATCATCCTGAGGGTTTTCTATTAACCTGGAACAGGAAAACCTACGGACTGGAAAAATGGGAAAGCAGATATAATTATCCAGATTTTGGATACTCATTCATTTATCAGAATATGAAAAACACCTATTTGGGTGAAAATTATTCGTTATATGGACATTTCAGTTTCTATGCGCTTAAAAGGTTATTGATGTTCAGGATTGGCCAGGGAGTGGCATACACCACAAATCCTTACGATGCTGATGACAATTATATTAATAATGCCTACGGAACAAGATTTTTAAGTTCTACCTACTTAATGGGGAATATTAAAAAGGAAAATATTATTGGAGGTCTTGGTATACAGGCTGGAGTCACAATAATTCATTATTCCAACGCAGATCTTGGGTCTCCAAACCACAGCACCAATACATTCACTTTTAATGTTGGTTTAAATTATTTACTGGATCATGAAGAGCACCCAGATTATATTCCGAGAGGGGAAGAAGAAAAGTATACCGAGCCATTTCATTATAATTTTGCTATAAGGAGTGGGATCAATACCGCAGGAGTTATTGGATCTCCCAAACTTCCATTTTTGACATTTTCAGCATACGCAGATAAGGTGCTGAATCATAAAAGTACCTTACAGGGTGGTGCTGAATTATTCTTTTCAAGATCTCTGGAAGAATTTATAGAATATCAGGCGGCCGCATTTCCACAAAAGGGTACTACTGGCGATGAGGATGCGAAAAGAGTGGGTATTTTTGTGGGGCATCAACTTACTTTTAATAAAATGTCGCTGATTACTCAGCTAGGTTATTATGTGTACTATCCATATACAGATTATGTGGAGCAGGTTTATAATAGAATGGGATTGCAAAGGGAAATTTCTGAACATTGGTGGGCATCAGCCACGGTTAGATCTCATGGGGCAAATGCAGAAGCGGTAGAATTTTCAATTGGATATAGATTATAAAAATGATTGTTGGAAAATTACATTCGACCGTAAAATAAAATATACAGATGAAAAAGATAATATTCTTACTTGCGATAATTGGTTTTTTAGGATGTGATTCTGAAGATACCGGCGACTGTTTTCAAAAAGCTGGGGAGATCGTTCAGAATGAAGTGGAAGTAGCGAATTTTTCTGAAATAATGGTCTATGATAAGATCAAGCTTTTTATTGAACAGGGTGATAAGCAGAAAGTGGTTATTGAAACAGGGGAAAACCTAATGAACGAGGTCACTGCTGAAGTTATTGATAATCAATTAATTTTGATGAATGAAAATGTTTGTAATCTGGTACGAGATTATGAAATCACAAAAATCTATGTGACGGTTCCAGATCTTACCTATCTGCGGCATGCGGGTAATATTCCGTTGGAAAGCGTTGGAACTTTAAATTTTGAGAATTTATGGCTGGTTTCTGAAAATCAGGCACTGGATCCTGAAATTCATACTAACGGGGACTTTAAACTGGATCTTGATGTTGAGAATTTAAGGATTACCAATGATAATTATTCAAATTATTTTCTAATCGGGACAGTTGAAAACTTTGATGGATTTTTCGCCGCAGGAGATGGCCGACTGGAAGCGAGAGATCTTATTGTGCAGCATTACGAAATATTTCATCGTGGGACTAATAAGCTCATTATTAATCCGCAACAAAGCCTCAAAGGTGAAATTGTTAGTTATGGAGATATAATTTCTGTAAATCGACCACCTGAGGTAGATGTGGAGGAGAAGTTTAGAGGGAAGCTAATATTTGAATAAAAATAAGGATCCTCTGAAAATCTTCATTTTCGTCAAGCTGAATTTGTTTCAACTTCTTTTTATGAGATCCT contains these protein-coding regions:
- a CDS encoding acyloxyacyl hydrolase, with protein sequence MKKVIPCLLLLLSFIAQAQEEKPEKYFSLDANYFYGSILEHNPDIAHLITDHPEGFLLTWNRKTYGLEKWESRYNYPDFGYSFIYQNMKNTYLGENYSLYGHFSFYALKRLLMFRIGQGVAYTTNPYDADDNYINNAYGTRFLSSTYLMGNIKKENIIGGLGIQAGVTIIHYSNADLGSPNHSTNTFTFNVGLNYLLDHEEHPDYIPRGEEEKYTEPFHYNFAIRSGINTAGVIGSPKLPFLTFSAYADKVLNHKSTLQGGAELFFSRSLEEFIEYQAAAFPQKGTTGDEDAKRVGIFVGHQLTFNKMSLITQLGYYVYYPYTDYVEQVYNRMGLQREISEHWWASATVRSHGANAEAVEFSIGYRL
- a CDS encoding head GIN domain-containing protein — encoded protein: MKKIIFLLAIIGFLGCDSEDTGDCFQKAGEIVQNEVEVANFSEIMVYDKIKLFIEQGDKQKVVIETGENLMNEVTAEVIDNQLILMNENVCNLVRDYEITKIYVTVPDLTYLRHAGNIPLESVGTLNFENLWLVSENQALDPEIHTNGDFKLDLDVENLRITNDNYSNYFLIGTVENFDGFFAAGDGRLEARDLIVQHYEIFHRGTNKLIINPQQSLKGEIVSYGDIISVNRPPEVDVEEKFRGKLIFE